The sequence below is a genomic window from Lodderomyces elongisporus chromosome 2, complete sequence.
TAGGATATTTGAAttagaaataaagaaagaaataaagaaagaaatagaaaaagaaataaagaaataagtATAAAGTAGATACAAGAAGGCCATTGGCATAGTTTAGTCTATGAGTAGTTGAACTTTACCAATGAATTGTTTGCCTGTCTAATTTGCTGTCTAATTTTCTGCATGGTTGTATTTATGGTTGTATGTTTTGTGTCAGTTGTGCATTGCTTGTTTAACCTTTGGTACATCTTTTTTAACtctggtattgttgttctctttgactgtctctctctctctctctctctctctctctctctcctaACCCCGTTCTATAAGATTGTCCTGTGATTTGTGATTGAAAGTGACTTGTGTGAGTAAACGAGACAaaagtttcctttttttttttcttctcttcagGGGAGGAAGGGGCGGGGGTGGAGAATGGAAAGTTTGGAAAGTTTGGAAAGTATGGAAAGTAGGAAAGTTGATAAAGGAAGAAAGTGTAAGAGaagaggggggggggggggagggggggaggtaaaagtaaaagctAAAACatttaagaaaagaaagaacacCCACCACCAGCAGTTGGTAGCTCTAAATTCCGGAAAATGTGGAGTATAAttatttccttcttttaccccccccccccccccccccaccccACCGCCATTATCcgtctttttcatttcctttttccctttttttttccttcgaAAAGCTCCTGTCCCCCAGAAAGATGCCTTTCAATTAGCTCCCTCTCGCCCCCCAAccactttctttttttgtctctctttctctccatCAACTattaatttatatatatacatatatatatttaatcTAGCTACTCCCGTTTCTTCTCTCAATGGCTGAATCATTGCTTCTACAGCATTTTACAGTAAGCAGgtttcatttatttatctGTTTATCTActtatctatatatatcaagTGATAAGCAAATAGTATAGTGTAGACCTGGAAGCAACTATAACATATTGCTTATCTATACCTCATATTCTTTATGTATTTTCAAGGTTGTATGAAGCGATGTTGCTAATGAATAATACTAGTTTAGATTAGTAAGCTGTATTTATAAAGTTTCGTGCAAAAAACTCAAACCCTTGCCACAAAACATATACtttgaaaatgtaaaaaGACATTGAAGGCATTCAATTCACTCAAGGATCAAAAAGTTCAGTAACTGATttacgtatatatatatacatactgACTTGCAAGTACAAATATATTGAAGCTCAACTAGCAATTTGGATACCGCCCTCAATACTCAACTTCCAGTTTAGTAGAGCCACATTTTTGACATCATTGGGCTCTTTAAATCATATTTTGGATTATTCAACATCTCTCATActgcaaaaacaacaaaaagcGCATACGGCTTCTCCAAGCCAGAgagccaaaacaaaaaaaaaaaaagtaaagtaaaataaaataaaatatgaCAACTATTTGAAGTTGTACAAAGCAAATAAttaaaccaaaacaaagaagaaaaaacaataacaacagcaacaacaacaacagcaacaacaacaacaacaacaacataaaGACAAGTTAATATTTCGAGGAGAAACATATAGCAGGTAATTGTACTgcaaataaagataaagataaagataaaggtatatatatatatatatatatatatatatatccatCTGTATACACCATTCTGACCACTAATACagcaccaaaaaaatacaacaatGTCAACATCTGGGAAAACAGACGATGCAAAGAAAGCTGCAGCGGAAGAAGCAGCGCCATTTTCGACACCAAGTCCCGGCAACCCCGTGATGAGTTTTTTACAATCGCCAGTACCCACAAAGCCAGCTCAAAGTCTGTCTGTAGATATAGCAAAAGGAAATCTAAATCCAGTTGAGACTCGCACTCGGACTCAGGTTCAGAATAAGAATGGAGCATCGGAAAGCAATGTGGTTAAGGAATACAGTGTTAAACCTTACACATCATCGACACAATCAACGAGTGCCATACCTTCTACTTCGAGCTCAGTAAAGAAACTAGTTGTTAAACAGGACCCAAATTTAAAATCATGTTTAACTCAAACACCAAGCTTTAGTACACCCccaaataataatagcaataacaacgaaagcaataacaacaccaatatcaacatcaacaacgaaaacaacaacaacaacaacggaCAAGCAGGAGTGGGGCAGAATAGACCTGCTTTGACACATCCTGAGTCTGAACATACTCAACATCCACAATTCCTATCAACTGATAATATCAGCCCCAACAATCATGGGTTGGGCATAGCAGGTAAAAATCCTCAGACTGAAGAGTTTGCTGTAATTACACCATCTCATTATACTCCAATGGTACCAAATCAAGGTGCAAAAATCACATCACCTCCTCTACAAGCTAGTAGCAACTCTACTAATTCCATCACcaatacaacaactacaacaacaacaacagcagcgacaacgacaacgactAATGCACCTACTTCTGCTACTTCACCGATTATTGGTGTTCGTACCCAAAGTCCACTTCTGGATACACATGAGCAACACCCAGTTTTCCAGCCAAGCATGTCAAGAATGAATTCGTTGAGGTACAAGGTGGACGATAAGAAATATATAGAGACAGCAAGACACTCCAATAACAACTCTGAGGAAAACTTATCGTCCAATTTGGACACTGCTTtggaggaggaaaaaagCAAGCTTCATTTGCTCATTGGTATTACGGGATGCATTTCGATCCACAAAAATGTCTTTCTTATTATTGAAAAGCTTTTTGAGTTGTATACACACGACAATCTTGAGATTCAAGTAATTTTGACAAAATCTGCAGAGTACATTCTCTCGGAGAAATTGCACAAGTTCGATGAGATGGGTGTTCGTGTATGGTTTAGCGATGATGGATGGAAATACTTTTTAACATCACCTTTTCAGAAATATTACACACAGGCCGTGACTACGGGGAACTTGCCAGCTTTTAAGAAACAATTTCATTCTCAGAATCagattttgcaacaatATAGTCTAGTCTATGACTTGCAAAGATGGACAGATGTGCTTTTGCTCGCACCATTATCTGCAAATACAATGGCAAAGTTGATTACCGGGTTATCTGACAACTTGTTGACCGATTTGCTTCGAATATGGCCAGCTCCACAAGTGCATTATACTGATCAAAATACTGCAAAACAAGCACCAGTTAAACCACATCCACATCCACATCCACTGGGGGaagtaaagaaagacaCTACAGTGATTTCCAACAACTTAGCGGCTCCGAAACCAATCATATCGGCATTAGCACTCACAAACTCAATGTATTCTCATCCAATTACAAAGAGACAACTAGTGCAGCTCCAAGAAACATATCCAAATATGAGTATCTTGAAACCTGTAGAGAAATGTGTTGATATGGATGGGAACATAGCAATGGGTGGTATGAGGTCATGGAGAgaagttgttgattttgtgtGTAAGAAGTTGGGACCTCCAccagaagatgaagatgaagatgaggaCGAGGAGGAGGGCGACGACGATAGAGAAGAGGCGAATGATATTGATGCTATATTAGAggaaaatgatgatgatgatgatgatgatgatgaggaggaggaggaagaagataCCAGTGAGACTGTGTAGGATTAAAAGGTTTAAATAATACAACTTTCGTGAATTTACACCCAAGTAAATTTAAATATTCATAGACACTTGAACTGACTCTATAATATGAACTTATTTCCTTATTTGATGACAAAAGACCTCACGAAAACAATCATGTATTAGtaattttcctttcttgCCTATTATGTTCTAGTATCTAAAGGTAAGGGTAGCGCCTCTTTTACGCACCACAATAGATagctatatatatataaaaatagatAGATAAATAGATTTGTGTATAGCCAGACAAACAGATAGAACCATTAGTACGTCTACTCTCGTTATGTAAATTGCTGCTGATGTGGCCcatatttccttttttagagtaaaaataaaataaaataaaataaaattaaattaaattaaatgagaacaacaaaatcacACACGTTAATAAAGTGCGGAGTAGTGAATAAAATTCTGCTGTCAGACTTCCAGCACATATTAACTTATTAAATATCAAGTTGTACAATTGCATTCACCAATGAAGTTGTTTGACCACGATAGTTCAGCTTTTCTGAAAGTTGAATATGTGATTGGTGGTATTTCCACCCATGTATACAACACTGAAGCTCTTCAGCCATATATCGAGGCGCAGAATAAGTCCACCAAGaatgttgatgatataCCCATCAATGTGCTTTACTTGATCCATCAGCGTGAGGGAGATTATAGATTTACTGAATCAATTGCATATGTGATTTTAAAACAATACtacgaaaagaaacaaggtGGCAGTGATGATGCTAGTGGTAACTTATCAGATGTTCCTTTGATTTGTGTTACTTTTGACTTGAGAAACCATGGTCTGAGATTGATCAATAAGTCAAAAAACCTCGATTGGAAACAAGGTAACGAGACACACGCATTGGATATGATCAGTGGGATTATGGGCAATGTTGCTGATCTAAAACTCATTATGGATTTCTTGCCAAGCtatttgaatttggaaaagttgTTGACACCAGAGTTTAGACAACAGAACCAGCATTGGAAATTCCAATTTAGAAATATCTTGAGTGGTTATTCTTTAGGTGCCCATACTGTGTTCCGTTTTGTTAATGAGCATCCAGAACATATTTGGGGTATTAACCCTGTTGTTGGATGTATTGACTTGTCTAGTTTGTTAATCAATAGAATGAAGGGGAATAAATTGGATAGTCCTGATTACGACAAAAAATGGTTTTACTACACTTATGAAGAATTGCAATTAACTGAggaagaaagggaaaagtaCCCCGAACATTTACACAATTACTTGTCTGCTGAAGACACgcaaatttttgaaaactttCCAATGAATAATGTTAAAATCTTTGCCTCGTTTGGTGCCGAGGATAAGTTGGTTCCGATGAAGTTGAGTTCAATATGGTGTGATTCGTATTTGAACACCAATGATTCAACAGAGATATTTGTGCAAGAAGGTAAGAAGCATGAGGTTACTGATGAGATGGTAGATGGGTTCACCACATGGCTAGTAAAGAACCTCTAGACTATTGCAGgcaaaatggaaaaaaaaacccttgaaaagatggagaaagaattaaaggccaaaaagaatcaaaaaaaaaagatgaaaacatATTCATATAGCTAGTTTCTCCTTTGTCTATATcttgaaatcaaaaaaacaaaaaaacaaaaaaacaaaagggaATAATTTTGAATATAGTTGAATAATTGAAAATACCCATACTAAATAACAACCTCAATAGATATGTTGTAGGGCAAGAGAATAAGGAATTTAGCCTGTAGTTTTCCAGAGGGTTCGGGGTTCAAGCTACCAAATGTGGGAGAActagtcttttttttttttctagttctttttatattttttttacgcAATATTgctcttttgtttaaagTTGCGTTTTTTGAGACCGGAACATGACGGAAAATCAGAACCGATGTTGATATTCAGATTTTGGGTTTAGTAATTTATCTGCACccatacatacacacacatgtatacacatacaaatacatataAGGGCATACAAGAACACTTGTATAAATATAGAAACCGAATACTTTGTGCTTGagtttggatttggatttgggTTTGGGTTTGGGTTTGGGTTTGGACCtattttatctttatctttttctttttttactcttctttgttgtttattCTGTATAGTCTATTTAAATTGTATATCGTCAAGTGTAAAGTGTGAGATGAGGTATATGAAAAGGCGAGAGATTGAGGGTGTACGAAGTATGGTTAGTTGTTACCAACAGTCGCTAAGTTACAAAGTGTGGAGATAAGCAAAAGCAGGAGGAgtaggaagaagaggaagaggaagagaaggagaggcaaattgaaattgagtaTCTGGGTATTTGGCTttgattgttgtttcttgtgcATTGTGAGCCCCGTGTGTGATTACAATGTAAGTGGTATGTGTTTGTGCGTGTGGTGCTTTTGGCAGAGTTTTCCAATtcctatttttattttttattttatttttcgcTGTGAAGATTTACCGTCCTCCTGTCcttttccctctctctctctctctcctcCCCCCTATCACACACATCAGTCGGCACTTTAATAAGAACATGCATTTtaattaaataataaaaaataaaataaaataataaataaataaaataaaataaaaaataaaaaatcaaaaaaataaaaataaataaaataaaaaataatattaaaaaataaaaataaataaaataaaaataaaaatgctGGCGGTCaaagttttgattttccatttctgAAAAAGTTGGGAGCgagagacaaagacaaagacaaagaaaacaaaaacacacacacacacacacacacacaaaagaCAACGAGCGAATGTCAACGGGGAGGAAacgaaagaaagacaaaaagaaagagagagagagagagaaagaaaaaaaaaaatcaacagaACAACCATTTCATTTCTGACATCATTCACTAATCTCCAGTAAAACATAACCACTTATCCTCCCCCCCTTTCCCCACCAAAGCAGTCACACGTACACACACCACTTTTCCAGGATGTCTGTATACAACCAGAGAACTCACCAGACTCGTTTGAACGAGTTATTGGACGCTATAAAAACGGAATTTGACTATGCTTTAACAGAGGCTACCAGCTTCAAGAAGATTGAAGACGATTACCATTTAAAGTATTCCCAACAAAACACCGAGTTGCAACAGATTAGACAAACCGTCTACGAATTGGAAATGGCCCACAGAAAGATAAAGGAAGCTTATGAAGAGGAAATTTTAAGATTGAAGACAGAATTGGAAAACAGAGATAGACAAATGAAGAATGGATATGGCCAACcccaacaacctcaacagcAACCTCAACAGcaagcaccaccaccaccaccaccccaacagcaacagcaacaacagcaacaagtACCACTTCCACAGCAGAACTCACttcctcaacaacaaattccTCCACCCCAagttcaacaacaacaacaacaacaacaacctccacaacaccaccatcaacaacaacagcaacaaattCCTCCTCCACACCAAACACCAATtccaccacaacaacaacaacctgttcaacaacaacaacaacaacaacaacaacaacaacaacaagctcCACCTCCTCCACCACAAACTCAAGGACTGCCAGCTGCAATCCCTCAACAATCATCACTACAAACCCCTTCCGCCGCCACTGCTAGctccaccaacaccaacaccaacacagcagcagcagcagcagcggGTCCCGCACCTTCTGCTAGCAACGCTTTAACAATCATTGATAAGTCTCAATACATTGTTAGTCCAGCTCAAAAAGCAAACCACGTCAAGGAAATCCCACCTTACTTGTCAGACCTTGATGTCGCAAAAGCCAATCCTGATTTCAAAAAGCAGAATCTTGATTACTACGTATTGTATAATCCAGCTTTTGCACGTGATTTGGACGTTGATTTGATCCATTCTTTGGACCACTCTTCAGTTGTTTGTTGTGTTCGCTTCTCTAAAGATGGTAAATATATCGCTACCGGTTGCAACAAGACAACCCAAGTGTTTAATGTTGAGACTGGTGAATTAGTTGCCAAATTAGTCGATGACTCTTCATCGCCTGAActgaaagaagaagacgcAGCCTCCTCAAATGGTGACTTGTACATTAGATCCGTTTGCTTCTCACCAGATGGTAAGTTGTTGGCTACTGGTGCAGAAGATAAATTGATTAGAATATGGGACCTCGCGACAAAGAGAATTATTAAAGTCTTGAGAGGCCACGAGCAAGATATATACTCCTTGGATTTCTTCCCAGATGGTGACAGATTAGTTTCCGGTTCAGGTGATAGATCTGTTAGAATTTGGAGCTTGAGATCATCACAATGCACTTTGACATTGAGCATCGAGGATGGTGTTACAACAGTTGCTGTTTCACCAGATGGTAAATTGATTGCCGCCGGCTCTTTGGACCGCACAGTTAGAGTATGGGATTCCACCACAGGTTTCCTCGTTGAAAGATTGGACTCAGGTAATGAGAGCGGAAATGGACACGAAGATTCTGTTTACTCTGTTGCCTTTTCAAACAATGGTAACCAAATTGCCTCCGGCTCCTTAGACAGAACGGTTAAATTATGGAACTTGGAAGGCAAGTCAGATAAAAACTCCAATTGCGAGGCAACATACATTGGACACAAGGACTTTGTGTTATCAGTATGTTGTACACCTAACAATGAGTATATCTTATCAGGTTCAAAAGATCGTGGTGTCATCTTCTGGGACCAAGCTTCGGGTAACgcattgttgatgttgcaaGGCCACCGTAACTCCGTCATATCTGTTGCTGTCTCGAGTAATTCTCAAGGTACAGAGGGTATATTTGCCACCGGTTCCGGTGATTGTAAGGCTAGAATTTGGAAGTGGACTAGAAAGTAGATGTTGGCGGAGAtgagagaaaataaaaagtagtAGAAGATGAAGTAGCAGATTAAGTAGAGGATGaggacgaagaagaaattaaagaatTTGTGTCTATTAGTTGTATTAATAAAATGTTATTTTGAGCTTTTCAAGTAGTCCGGTTGTTGAAGGGAATTGCCATTGCTTTTTGCTAGGATTAAGATGGTGATTCCCAATAATCTTGTATCGCGTGGCTGTAGTATCACATTTTGTCCCTTCAcctttactttttcaatctctcGTTTACAATTTTCacaatgaaaaattaattttaCAACCATTTTTCAGGACCAGTACATACCAACACATCAACAATTACTACAAGTTAAAATGTCAGCCCAACAGGCCACAGTGACTGCTCCCGTCAACATAGCTGTATGTAAttaattttgtttacaCTATGTCTTTaccaaaacaatcaaaaaaaaataacaagaaCGAACGAACGGACGAACGAACGAACGGACGAACGAACGAACGAACGAACGaacgaaacaaaacaaaacaaaacaaaacaaaacaaaacaacaataagagaaaagaaaggaaagaaaaacttaCTAACAGTTACTATAGACATTGAAGTATTGgggaaaaagag
It includes:
- the TUP1 gene encoding general transcription repressor gives rise to the protein MSVYNQRTHQTRLNELLDAIKTEFDYALTEATSFKKIEDDYHLKYSQQNTELQQIRQTVYELEMAHRKIKEAYEEEILRLKTELENRDRQMKNGYGQPQQPQQQPQQQAPPPPPPQQQQQQQQQVPLPQQNSLPQQQIPPPQVQQQQQQQQPPQHHHQQQQQQIPPPHQTPIPPQQQQPVQQQQQQQQQQQQQAPPPPPQTQGSPAAIPQQSSLQTPSAATASSTNTNTNTAAAAAAGPAPSASNALTIIDKSQYIVSPAQKANHVKEIPPYLSDLDVAKANPDFKKQNLDYYVLYNPAFARDLDVDLIHSLDHSSVVCCVRFSKDGKYIATGCNKTTQVFNVETGELVAKLVDDSSSPESKEEDAASSNGDLYIRSVCFSPDGKLLATGAEDKLIRIWDLATKRIIKVLRGHEQDIYSLDFFPDGDRLVSGSGDRSVRIWSLRSSQCTLTLSIEDGVTTVAVSPDGKLIAAGSLDRTVRVWDSTTGFLVERLDSGNESGNGHEDSVYSVAFSNNGNQIASGSLDRTVKLWNLEGKSDKNSNCEATYIGHKDFVLSVCCTPNNEYILSGSKDRGVIFWDQASGNALLMLQGHRNSVISVAVSSNSQGTEGIFATGSGDCKARIWKWTRK